In the genome of Streptomyces aquilus, the window GGGCGGCGAGCCCCCGCGAACTCCCCAGCAGCAGCGCGGTCTTGCGGGAGTCGGGCTCCTCGCTGTCCACGGCGCCCACGGCGAGGTCGGCGATGCCGTCGCCGTTGACGTCACCGGCCGCGATCGTCCGCGCGATCTGGAAGTTGTCGGTGTCGATGGTGAACGTGGAGGTGCGGGCGGGGTTGCCGGAGCGGTCGAACGGGCCGTGCAGGACGTCGCCGTAGCCGTCCTCGACGCCGTACTCGTTGCCCAGCGTGATCACGTCCGGGTGCTTGTCCCCGTCGACGTCCCCGACGGTGAATCCGTACGTCCAGACGGAGTCGGGCAGCCGCACGAGGTTGTCCCGGTCGGCCGAAAGGCCCTTGGGACCACCCCAGTTGACGGTGACCGTGTTGCCCCGGTCACCGTCGACCGGCGCCCACTGGATGAACGACAGCAGATCGGCGTAGCCGTCGCCGTCGAGGTCGGCGCTCTGGAGATCGGTGCCGTACCCGGTCGGGTGCGACTCGTCGTACACCTTCGAGTCGTCGAGCACCTGCCTGCGCGAGGTCGACAGACCGTTCGCCGAGCCGTACAGCACGGTGACCGAACCCGGCTTCGTGCCGGCGCTCGTCTTCGGCGGGGCGCCGATCGCCAGGTCGGGATAGCCGTCGCCGTTGAAGTCGTCGTGCGGCCTGCTCGCGGCCGGCCCGGCCTCGGCGGCCTGCGCGGCCACGGGGACGGTGAGGGCAGCGGTGACCGCCGCGGCCGCCGCGAGGGCGAGCCTGCGCTTGCTCATGGTGCTCCGGTTGATCGATGTGAAAGGGGGGTCAGCGCGGGAACGTGGTGCCCAGCCGGGCCCCGTTCGCGACCGTGCCGAGGGTGCGGGCGCCGAAGGTGAAGGAGCCCTTGGCCGTGGCGCCGCCGGGGAAGACCCAGACGCCGCCCGCGAAGGAGTTCTCGGCGACGGATGCCACGACCGGCTCGGCCCTTCCG includes:
- a CDS encoding FG-GAP-like repeat-containing protein, which produces MSKRRLALAAAAAVTAALTVPVAAQAAEAGPAASRPHDDFNGDGYPDLAIGAPPKTSAGTKPGSVTVLYGSANGLSTSRRQVLDDSKVYDESHPTGYGTDLQSADLDGDGYADLLSFIQWAPVDGDRGNTVTVNWGGPKGLSADRDNLVRLPDSVWTYGFTVGDVDGDKHPDVITLGNEYGVEDGYGDVLHGPFDRSGNPARTSTFTIDTDNFQIARTIAAGDVNGDGIADLAVGAVDSEEPDSRKTALLLGSSRGLAAPIWLKDPNGRRMGGEDLAIGDLNKDGYAEIVIGHSMDVYDSDVELPTKGGALGVVYGGPNGVSTTRKPVWINQDTAGVPGAGERGDGMGTGLSIGDTDGDGYQDVATGLPGEDLGTLADAGSVLVLRGGAHGLTGTGAKTFHQNTTGVPGTAEKNDRFGTATTLVDADGDHKYGLVVGDPAENANNGSVWVFAATSGGITASRSFTFGAATVGVTPTGARFGTSLGD